The Sesamum indicum cultivar Zhongzhi No. 13 linkage group LG2, S_indicum_v1.0, whole genome shotgun sequence genome contains a region encoding:
- the LOC105178026 gene encoding large proline-rich protein BAG6 isoform X2: MAESQLHDGSSTSDVSGGCSDSNLQLNIKTLDSRIYSFNVDKNMVVSAFKEKIASQSGVPVGQQRLIFRGKVLKDDHLLSEYNVENGDTLHLVERQPQPSPGSSSREATSSSGGQDPNAGVSRNRIGPIAHSIVLGTLNVGDPGEAVVPDLSRVIGAVLNTIGIGTQTGGMQTGVPTSNANETEASQSNSASQSQNGNQSVPWQAFHGQAASQAMQTPLGAAIAVPSLNMPIPDSLSTLIEFMNRMELAFSQNGNQPNQSPVASDTLELPSNSRGLRTVDALSIVLQRAQRLLSDHAVPALSHTAGRLNHEGGSNDPVVRGQVQTESTQLGMAMQHLGALLLELGRTILTLRMGQSPAESFVNAGPAVYISPSGPNPIMVQPFPLQTSSLFGASSGVSPSPMAMGPVGVASIPRNVNIHIHTGASLAPMVSQLGNRAPNGEGTQEERANVSESSDFGQARGSSGVGVTANVVSQPAMVSISGALAPGTGVQQTPDSNSISSVVAEINAQMRSLLSNMQNDQAPSGQTEDSANQDQPVGSGENTSRQRTAEASHTSPHVSMMDDQKAQTACNQPDIKGKGAGVGSVSEPSISSEGGSDKRPTASDRGDDNDNADSPSGIPLGLGLGGLQPKRRGRQQKAQTKDTDNSSASSQNQQSRAVGQHVLQSLASLPTRGNRNPLPSRQSSDIARGGGGQSVPTASQNADGQGDVADAMSQILHSPALDGLLSGVSQQTGVGTPDMLRNMLQQFTQNPTMRNTVNQIAQQIDSHDLGSMFSGLDRGPGGGIDLSRMMQQMMPIVSQALAGVSPGSQLAPPSGPLLPDSRSRRERAAVNDDAEEMGLGRVVQRLGSPSSSEEIFHSLVDRALNLSGGGSAGESVVNELCSHGELAQEFMEMLDHDILQRLHDEMGS, encoded by the exons ATGTTGAAAATGGGGATACTTTGCATTTAGTTGAAAGGCAGCCACAGCCATCTCCTGGTTCCAGCTCTCGGGAGGCAACCTCTAGTAGTGGTG GACAAGATCCTAATGCTGGTGTATCACGTAATCGTATTGGACCAATTGCCCACAGTATAGTATTGGGGACATTAAATGTTGGAGATCCAGGGGAAGCTGTTGTTCCAGATTTAAGTCGG GTCATTGGGGCAGTATTGAACACTATCGGAATTGGTACACAGACAGGAGGCATGCAAACTGGCGTTCCG ACTTCTAATGCAAATGAAACAGAAGCATCACAGTCTAATTCTGCCAGTCAAAGTCAGAATGGAAATCAGTCTGTCCCTTGGCAAGCCTTTCATGGGCAAGCTGCATCCCAGGCTATGCAAACCCCACTAGGAGCAGCAATTGCTGTTCCATCACTGAACATG CCAATTCCTGATTCACTGAGCACACTAATTGAGTTCATGAACCGAATGGAACTGGCATTCTCACAAAATG GTAatcaaccaaatcaatcaCCGGTGGCTAGTGATACTCTTGAACTGCCTTCAAATTCTCGTGGTTTACGAACGGTGGACGCTTTGAGCATTGTTTTACAACGTGCACAACGTCTCCTTAGTGATCATGCTGTTCCAGCATTATCT CACACTGCAGGCAGATTAAATCATGAGGGGGGATCTAATGATCCTGTGGTAAGGGGGCAAGTACAGACAGAATCTACTCAATTAGGCATGGCGATGCAACACTTAGGTGCACTTCTTCTAGAACTGGGGAGGACCATTTTAACACTTCGCATGGGACAATCTCCA GCTGAATCTTTTGTGAATGCTGGACCTGCTGTTTATATATCCCCATCAGGACCTAATCCGATTATGGTTCAG CCATTTCCTCTCCAAACCAGCTCTCTTTTTGGTGCTTCATCGGGTGTCTCACCAAGTCCTATGGCTATGGGCCCAGTTGGTGTTGCTAGTATTCCAAGGAATgtaaatattcatattcataCTG GAGCATCACTGGCACCTATGGTTTCTCAATTGGGTAACCGGGCACCTAATGGAGAAGGAACGCAAGAAGAACGTGCTAATGTATCTGAGTCTAGTGATTTCGGTCAAGCACGGGGGTCTTCAGGAGTAGGTGTCACTGCTAATGTTGTTTCGCAACCTGCGATGGTTTCAATCTCTGGTGCTTTGGCACCTGGTACTGGTGTTCAACAGACACCTGATTCAAATTCTATTTCCTCTGTGGTTGCTGAAATCAACGCTCAAATGAGAAGTCTGTTATCTAACATGCAGAACGATCAGGCACCTTCAG GCCAAACAGAGGATTCAGCCAATCAAGACCAACCTGTTGGTTCTGGAGAAAATACAAGCAGACAGAGGACTGCTGAGGCCAGCCATACTTCACCTCATGTCAGCATGATGGATGATCAGAAG GCACAAACTGCATGCAACCAACCTGATATTAAAGGGAAGGGAGCTGGTGTGGGTTCAGTTAGTGAACCTTCTATAAGTTCTGAAGGAGGCTCTGATAAAAGGCCAACGGCATCTGATCGGGgtgatgataatgataatgCTGATAGTCCTTCGGGCATCCCTCTTGGATTGGGGCTAGGAGGCCTTCAGCCTAAG AGGCGAGGTAGGCAGCAGAAAGCACAAACCAAGGACACTGATAATTCAAGTGCTAGTAGTCAGAACCAGCAATCTAGGGCAGTCGGACAGCATGTTCTGCAATCTCTTGCATCACTCCCAACTAGGGGAAATAGGAATCCTTTGCCCTCAAGGCAATCATCAGACATTGCTAGGGGAGGAGGAGGACAAAGTGTGCCAACAGCAAGCCAAAATGCTGATGGCCAAGGTGATGTAGCAGATGCAATGTCTCAAATTTTGCACAGTCCTGCCCTAGATGGTTTATTGTCTGGAGTTTCCCAGCAAACTGGTGTTGGTACCCCAGATATGCTGAGAAACATGTTGCAACAATTTACTCAAAATCCCACAATGAGGAATACAGTGAATCAGATTGCTCAGCAGATTGACAGCCACGACCTTGGAAGCATGTTTTCGGGTCTGGATAGAGGCCCAGGAGGTGGCATTGATCTATCAAGGATGATGCAACAAATGATGCCTATCGTTTCTCAAGCTCTGGCAGGTGTTTCCCCTGGGTCTCAGCTAGCTCCTCCCTCAGGACCTCTGCTTCCTGATAGTAGGTcaagaagagaaagagcagCTGTTAATGATGACGCTGAG GAGATGGGTCTTGGACGAGTAGTTCAGAGGCTTGGGAGCCCAAGTTCATCTGAGGAGATTTTTCATTCTCTAGTTGACAGGGCACTGAACCTCTCTGGTGGTGGTAGTGCAGGAGAAAGTGTTGTAAATGAACTATGCAGTCATGGTGAGCTTGCACAG GAATTCATGGAAATGCTCGATCATGATATTCTCCAGAGACTTCATGATGAAATGGGATCATAG
- the LOC105178026 gene encoding large proline-rich protein BAG6 isoform X1, with protein sequence MAESQLHDGSSTSDVSGGCSDSNLQLNIKTLDSRIYSFNVDKNMVVSAFKEKIASQSGVPVGQQRLIFRGKVLKDDHLLSEYNVENGDTLHLVERQPQPSPGSSSREATSSSGGRGQDPNAGVSRNRIGPIAHSIVLGTLNVGDPGEAVVPDLSRVIGAVLNTIGIGTQTGGMQTGVPTSNANETEASQSNSASQSQNGNQSVPWQAFHGQAASQAMQTPLGAAIAVPSLNMPIPDSLSTLIEFMNRMELAFSQNGNQPNQSPVASDTLELPSNSRGLRTVDALSIVLQRAQRLLSDHAVPALSHTAGRLNHEGGSNDPVVRGQVQTESTQLGMAMQHLGALLLELGRTILTLRMGQSPAESFVNAGPAVYISPSGPNPIMVQPFPLQTSSLFGASSGVSPSPMAMGPVGVASIPRNVNIHIHTGASLAPMVSQLGNRAPNGEGTQEERANVSESSDFGQARGSSGVGVTANVVSQPAMVSISGALAPGTGVQQTPDSNSISSVVAEINAQMRSLLSNMQNDQAPSGQTEDSANQDQPVGSGENTSRQRTAEASHTSPHVSMMDDQKAQTACNQPDIKGKGAGVGSVSEPSISSEGGSDKRPTASDRGDDNDNADSPSGIPLGLGLGGLQPKRRGRQQKAQTKDTDNSSASSQNQQSRAVGQHVLQSLASLPTRGNRNPLPSRQSSDIARGGGGQSVPTASQNADGQGDVADAMSQILHSPALDGLLSGVSQQTGVGTPDMLRNMLQQFTQNPTMRNTVNQIAQQIDSHDLGSMFSGLDRGPGGGIDLSRMMQQMMPIVSQALAGVSPGSQLAPPSGPLLPDSRSRRERAAVNDDAEEMGLGRVVQRLGSPSSSEEIFHSLVDRALNLSGGGSAGESVVNELCSHGELAQEFMEMLDHDILQRLHDEMGS encoded by the exons ATGTTGAAAATGGGGATACTTTGCATTTAGTTGAAAGGCAGCCACAGCCATCTCCTGGTTCCAGCTCTCGGGAGGCAACCTCTAGTAGTGGTGGTAGAG GACAAGATCCTAATGCTGGTGTATCACGTAATCGTATTGGACCAATTGCCCACAGTATAGTATTGGGGACATTAAATGTTGGAGATCCAGGGGAAGCTGTTGTTCCAGATTTAAGTCGG GTCATTGGGGCAGTATTGAACACTATCGGAATTGGTACACAGACAGGAGGCATGCAAACTGGCGTTCCG ACTTCTAATGCAAATGAAACAGAAGCATCACAGTCTAATTCTGCCAGTCAAAGTCAGAATGGAAATCAGTCTGTCCCTTGGCAAGCCTTTCATGGGCAAGCTGCATCCCAGGCTATGCAAACCCCACTAGGAGCAGCAATTGCTGTTCCATCACTGAACATG CCAATTCCTGATTCACTGAGCACACTAATTGAGTTCATGAACCGAATGGAACTGGCATTCTCACAAAATG GTAatcaaccaaatcaatcaCCGGTGGCTAGTGATACTCTTGAACTGCCTTCAAATTCTCGTGGTTTACGAACGGTGGACGCTTTGAGCATTGTTTTACAACGTGCACAACGTCTCCTTAGTGATCATGCTGTTCCAGCATTATCT CACACTGCAGGCAGATTAAATCATGAGGGGGGATCTAATGATCCTGTGGTAAGGGGGCAAGTACAGACAGAATCTACTCAATTAGGCATGGCGATGCAACACTTAGGTGCACTTCTTCTAGAACTGGGGAGGACCATTTTAACACTTCGCATGGGACAATCTCCA GCTGAATCTTTTGTGAATGCTGGACCTGCTGTTTATATATCCCCATCAGGACCTAATCCGATTATGGTTCAG CCATTTCCTCTCCAAACCAGCTCTCTTTTTGGTGCTTCATCGGGTGTCTCACCAAGTCCTATGGCTATGGGCCCAGTTGGTGTTGCTAGTATTCCAAGGAATgtaaatattcatattcataCTG GAGCATCACTGGCACCTATGGTTTCTCAATTGGGTAACCGGGCACCTAATGGAGAAGGAACGCAAGAAGAACGTGCTAATGTATCTGAGTCTAGTGATTTCGGTCAAGCACGGGGGTCTTCAGGAGTAGGTGTCACTGCTAATGTTGTTTCGCAACCTGCGATGGTTTCAATCTCTGGTGCTTTGGCACCTGGTACTGGTGTTCAACAGACACCTGATTCAAATTCTATTTCCTCTGTGGTTGCTGAAATCAACGCTCAAATGAGAAGTCTGTTATCTAACATGCAGAACGATCAGGCACCTTCAG GCCAAACAGAGGATTCAGCCAATCAAGACCAACCTGTTGGTTCTGGAGAAAATACAAGCAGACAGAGGACTGCTGAGGCCAGCCATACTTCACCTCATGTCAGCATGATGGATGATCAGAAG GCACAAACTGCATGCAACCAACCTGATATTAAAGGGAAGGGAGCTGGTGTGGGTTCAGTTAGTGAACCTTCTATAAGTTCTGAAGGAGGCTCTGATAAAAGGCCAACGGCATCTGATCGGGgtgatgataatgataatgCTGATAGTCCTTCGGGCATCCCTCTTGGATTGGGGCTAGGAGGCCTTCAGCCTAAG AGGCGAGGTAGGCAGCAGAAAGCACAAACCAAGGACACTGATAATTCAAGTGCTAGTAGTCAGAACCAGCAATCTAGGGCAGTCGGACAGCATGTTCTGCAATCTCTTGCATCACTCCCAACTAGGGGAAATAGGAATCCTTTGCCCTCAAGGCAATCATCAGACATTGCTAGGGGAGGAGGAGGACAAAGTGTGCCAACAGCAAGCCAAAATGCTGATGGCCAAGGTGATGTAGCAGATGCAATGTCTCAAATTTTGCACAGTCCTGCCCTAGATGGTTTATTGTCTGGAGTTTCCCAGCAAACTGGTGTTGGTACCCCAGATATGCTGAGAAACATGTTGCAACAATTTACTCAAAATCCCACAATGAGGAATACAGTGAATCAGATTGCTCAGCAGATTGACAGCCACGACCTTGGAAGCATGTTTTCGGGTCTGGATAGAGGCCCAGGAGGTGGCATTGATCTATCAAGGATGATGCAACAAATGATGCCTATCGTTTCTCAAGCTCTGGCAGGTGTTTCCCCTGGGTCTCAGCTAGCTCCTCCCTCAGGACCTCTGCTTCCTGATAGTAGGTcaagaagagaaagagcagCTGTTAATGATGACGCTGAG GAGATGGGTCTTGGACGAGTAGTTCAGAGGCTTGGGAGCCCAAGTTCATCTGAGGAGATTTTTCATTCTCTAGTTGACAGGGCACTGAACCTCTCTGGTGGTGGTAGTGCAGGAGAAAGTGTTGTAAATGAACTATGCAGTCATGGTGAGCTTGCACAG GAATTCATGGAAATGCTCGATCATGATATTCTCCAGAGACTTCATGATGAAATGGGATCATAG
- the LOC105178026 gene encoding large proline-rich protein BAG6 isoform X3: MAESQLHDGSSTSDVSGGCSDSNLQLNIKTLDSRIYSFNVDKNMVVSAFKEKIASQSGVPVGQQRLIFRGKVLKDDHLLSEYNVENGDTLHLVERQPQPSPGSSSREATSSSGGRGQDPNAGVSRNRIGPIAHSIVLGTLNVGDPGEAVVPDLSRVIGAVLNTIGIGTQTGGMQTGVPTSNANETEASQSNSASQSQNGNQSVPWQAFHGQAASQAMQTPLGAAIAVPSLNMPIPDSLSTLIEFMNRMELAFSQNGNQPNQSPVASDTLELPSNSRGLRTVDALSIVLQRAQRLLSDHAVPALSHTAGRLNHEGGSNDPVVRGQVQTESTQLGMAMQHLGALLLELGRTILTLRMGQSPAESFVNAGPAVYISPSGPNPIMVQPFPLQTSSLFGASSGVSPSPMAMGPVGVASIPRNVNIHIHTGASLAPMVSQLGNRAPNGEGTQEERANVSESSDFGQARGSSGVGVTANVVSQPAMVSISGALAPGTGVQQTPDSNSISSVVAEINAQMRSLLSNMQNDQAPSEDSANQDQPVGSGENTSRQRTAEASHTSPHVSMMDDQKAQTACNQPDIKGKGAGVGSVSEPSISSEGGSDKRPTASDRGDDNDNADSPSGIPLGLGLGGLQPKRRGRQQKAQTKDTDNSSASSQNQQSRAVGQHVLQSLASLPTRGNRNPLPSRQSSDIARGGGGQSVPTASQNADGQGDVADAMSQILHSPALDGLLSGVSQQTGVGTPDMLRNMLQQFTQNPTMRNTVNQIAQQIDSHDLGSMFSGLDRGPGGGIDLSRMMQQMMPIVSQALAGVSPGSQLAPPSGPLLPDSRSRRERAAVNDDAEEMGLGRVVQRLGSPSSSEEIFHSLVDRALNLSGGGSAGESVVNELCSHGELAQEFMEMLDHDILQRLHDEMGS; the protein is encoded by the exons ATGTTGAAAATGGGGATACTTTGCATTTAGTTGAAAGGCAGCCACAGCCATCTCCTGGTTCCAGCTCTCGGGAGGCAACCTCTAGTAGTGGTGGTAGAG GACAAGATCCTAATGCTGGTGTATCACGTAATCGTATTGGACCAATTGCCCACAGTATAGTATTGGGGACATTAAATGTTGGAGATCCAGGGGAAGCTGTTGTTCCAGATTTAAGTCGG GTCATTGGGGCAGTATTGAACACTATCGGAATTGGTACACAGACAGGAGGCATGCAAACTGGCGTTCCG ACTTCTAATGCAAATGAAACAGAAGCATCACAGTCTAATTCTGCCAGTCAAAGTCAGAATGGAAATCAGTCTGTCCCTTGGCAAGCCTTTCATGGGCAAGCTGCATCCCAGGCTATGCAAACCCCACTAGGAGCAGCAATTGCTGTTCCATCACTGAACATG CCAATTCCTGATTCACTGAGCACACTAATTGAGTTCATGAACCGAATGGAACTGGCATTCTCACAAAATG GTAatcaaccaaatcaatcaCCGGTGGCTAGTGATACTCTTGAACTGCCTTCAAATTCTCGTGGTTTACGAACGGTGGACGCTTTGAGCATTGTTTTACAACGTGCACAACGTCTCCTTAGTGATCATGCTGTTCCAGCATTATCT CACACTGCAGGCAGATTAAATCATGAGGGGGGATCTAATGATCCTGTGGTAAGGGGGCAAGTACAGACAGAATCTACTCAATTAGGCATGGCGATGCAACACTTAGGTGCACTTCTTCTAGAACTGGGGAGGACCATTTTAACACTTCGCATGGGACAATCTCCA GCTGAATCTTTTGTGAATGCTGGACCTGCTGTTTATATATCCCCATCAGGACCTAATCCGATTATGGTTCAG CCATTTCCTCTCCAAACCAGCTCTCTTTTTGGTGCTTCATCGGGTGTCTCACCAAGTCCTATGGCTATGGGCCCAGTTGGTGTTGCTAGTATTCCAAGGAATgtaaatattcatattcataCTG GAGCATCACTGGCACCTATGGTTTCTCAATTGGGTAACCGGGCACCTAATGGAGAAGGAACGCAAGAAGAACGTGCTAATGTATCTGAGTCTAGTGATTTCGGTCAAGCACGGGGGTCTTCAGGAGTAGGTGTCACTGCTAATGTTGTTTCGCAACCTGCGATGGTTTCAATCTCTGGTGCTTTGGCACCTGGTACTGGTGTTCAACAGACACCTGATTCAAATTCTATTTCCTCTGTGGTTGCTGAAATCAACGCTCAAATGAGAAGTCTGTTATCTAACATGCAGAACGATCAGGCACCTTCAG AGGATTCAGCCAATCAAGACCAACCTGTTGGTTCTGGAGAAAATACAAGCAGACAGAGGACTGCTGAGGCCAGCCATACTTCACCTCATGTCAGCATGATGGATGATCAGAAG GCACAAACTGCATGCAACCAACCTGATATTAAAGGGAAGGGAGCTGGTGTGGGTTCAGTTAGTGAACCTTCTATAAGTTCTGAAGGAGGCTCTGATAAAAGGCCAACGGCATCTGATCGGGgtgatgataatgataatgCTGATAGTCCTTCGGGCATCCCTCTTGGATTGGGGCTAGGAGGCCTTCAGCCTAAG AGGCGAGGTAGGCAGCAGAAAGCACAAACCAAGGACACTGATAATTCAAGTGCTAGTAGTCAGAACCAGCAATCTAGGGCAGTCGGACAGCATGTTCTGCAATCTCTTGCATCACTCCCAACTAGGGGAAATAGGAATCCTTTGCCCTCAAGGCAATCATCAGACATTGCTAGGGGAGGAGGAGGACAAAGTGTGCCAACAGCAAGCCAAAATGCTGATGGCCAAGGTGATGTAGCAGATGCAATGTCTCAAATTTTGCACAGTCCTGCCCTAGATGGTTTATTGTCTGGAGTTTCCCAGCAAACTGGTGTTGGTACCCCAGATATGCTGAGAAACATGTTGCAACAATTTACTCAAAATCCCACAATGAGGAATACAGTGAATCAGATTGCTCAGCAGATTGACAGCCACGACCTTGGAAGCATGTTTTCGGGTCTGGATAGAGGCCCAGGAGGTGGCATTGATCTATCAAGGATGATGCAACAAATGATGCCTATCGTTTCTCAAGCTCTGGCAGGTGTTTCCCCTGGGTCTCAGCTAGCTCCTCCCTCAGGACCTCTGCTTCCTGATAGTAGGTcaagaagagaaagagcagCTGTTAATGATGACGCTGAG GAGATGGGTCTTGGACGAGTAGTTCAGAGGCTTGGGAGCCCAAGTTCATCTGAGGAGATTTTTCATTCTCTAGTTGACAGGGCACTGAACCTCTCTGGTGGTGGTAGTGCAGGAGAAAGTGTTGTAAATGAACTATGCAGTCATGGTGAGCTTGCACAG GAATTCATGGAAATGCTCGATCATGATATTCTCCAGAGACTTCATGATGAAATGGGATCATAG
- the LOC105178042 gene encoding uncharacterized protein LOC105178042 codes for MASAAPSSSTAGGVRNPRGHPKSLGLVANALKRKHSFVQFFAMTGILLLSCRSLGQKYRIHDLVEDTAALKEEQDSLTSRMNRIKQGLLDEAALEPTGAFAARLRLLFGDESN; via the coding sequence ATGGCATCGGCGGCGCCGTCCTCCTCCACCGCAGGCGGGGTGCGAAACCCTAGAGGTCACCCCAAATCTCTCGGTTTGGTCGCAAACgcgttaaaaagaaaacatagcTTCGTACAGTTCTTCGCGATGACGGGGATACTACTGCTGAGCTGCCGATCTCTGGGCCAGAAGTATCGCATTCACGACCTCGTCGAGGACACCGCTGCACTGAAAGAAGAGCAGGATAGCCTCACTTCTCGCATGAATCGCATCAAGCAAGGTCTCCTAGACGAAGCCGCTCTCGAGCCGACTGGAGCTTTCGCCGCTAGGCTCCGCCTTCTCTTCGGAGACGAAAGCAATTGA